The region ACGGTCGTAGAGCACCTGGAACTCCACGCCTTCGGCGAGCTTGCGCGACTCCAGCGAGTCGAGCGGTCCGGTGGTGATGTAGGGCGGCTTGGCCACTCCCTGCACCAGGTGGCTGGCGTTGCGCTGCAGCTCGTAGGCCGCCCAGCCGACGCGCTTGGCGCCGTTGACCACTTGGAGCACGCCCCCGCTGCCGGACTGGGCCTTGGCGGCCTTGGCGACGGACGCGACCGCTTCCCTGGCCTCGACCTGGGCCTGCACCGCTCGTTCGGTCACCGACGAGTCGCGGGTCTCCCGACCGTCAGCCTGCGTGCGCTCCAGCGCTTCGGTGTATCCGGGTAGCACGGAACACCCCTCCTCGATGTGCCCAGGCAGCACTGCTTCGGATCAGTACCGCAACGGGCACCGAACAACCCCCTGATCAGAAACGTAACCACCGCGGGCGCACGCCAGGAACCGACTTTAGAAGGATTTAGTCGAACAACCTTCGAATTAGCTCCGTTCAGCGTAGTCCCGCGTTCCCCCTCGCGGCCCACGGCAGCGTCCTGAACTGCGGGAATAATGGGAAGACAGCGGGCCCTCCCCCCACGTCGGGGAAGGGCCCGCTGTTCTCACCGCTGTCTACCGCGGTTCACCGCTGCGTTGTCACAGCTCGCCGATCTGCAGCAGGTCGGCGATGGTGTCCTGCGGCGCGTTCTTGACCACGCCCTTGGCCGCCTGGCCCTGCAGCCCCGTGATGACGTCCGCCGGCTTGGCGTCGGGGTTGGCCTGCAGGAACAGGGCACCGACGCCGGCCATGTGCGGGCTGGCCATCGAGGTGCCGCTCATGGTCTCGGTGCCGCCACCGGGAACGGTGGAGACGATGTCCACGCCGGGCGCGTAGCCCTCGACGACCTTGCCGAAGTTGGTGAAGTCGGCGGAGGTGTCGTCCTGGCCCGAAGCGGCGGTGGTGAAGACACCCTCGGCGCTGGCGGGCGAGACGTTGGCGGCGTCCTGGCTCTCGTTGCCGGCGGCCACCGCGAGGAAGACGCCGTCGTTGACCAGGTTGGTCGCGGCCTCGTCCAGCGCCGGGTCCTTGCTGCCGCCCAGCGACATGTTCGCCACCGACGGGCCGTTGGAGTTCTGGGCGACCCAGTCCATGCCCTTGATGATCTGCTCGGTGGTGCCGCTGCCCTGGTCGTCGAGCACCTTCACGCCGACCAGCTTCGCGCCCTTGGCCACGCCGTAGGTGTTGCTGCCGATGGTGCCCGCGACGTGGGTGCCGTGGCCGTGGCCGTCCTGGCCGTTGCCGCCGGTGGCGTCGAAGCCGACCGAGGCGCGACCGCCGAAGTCGGGGTGCGACGGGTCGATGCCGGTGTCGAGGATGAAGGCGGTCACGCCCTCACCGGTGCCCTTCGGCTCGTACTTGTCGTCCAGCGGCAGCTCGGGCTGGTCGATGCGGTCGATCCCCCAGGAACCGATGGCCGGGGCCTTGGTCGACGGCTGCACCTGGATGCGGAAGCTCTGCGAAACGTTCTGGACCTTGCCGCTCTCGCGGACCTTCTGCAGCTGCTCCTTGCTGAGCTTGGCGGAGAAGCCGTTGATGGTCTTGGTGTAGACGCTCCTGGCCTGCACGCCCAGCTCGCGGTCGACACCCTGCGGGGCGATGCCGTCCTTGAGGTTGACGATGTAGGTGTCGGCGTCGGCACCCGCGGCGGCCGCGTGCGGGTGCTCGGTCAGCGGGGCGAGCTCCGGCTGCGGAGCCGCGCCCGCCGGGGCGGCGGCGAACACCAGCGCCGCCGCCGCGACGCTGGCTCCGGTGCCGTACAGCAGCTTCTTCATGTGGTCCCCTCCAATAAGTGGCGTTCGGGTGGGGCCGAACGCGACTCGGCGGTGTTTCGGAACGGAACGTAACCACGGGCCTCCACGATCGGGCCGTGTTGGCGAGTAGTCGCCACCAGGTCGTTCCGGGGGATGAAACCTTTCCCAGCTGCGGGTTTCTTACTGGGAACCGGAGGGGAAACGCGCTCGTCCGCGCCACTTCGAGGCGAAGTGGATCACAGTTTTGCCGCCGCGCGCCAGGCGGTGCCGTCAGCTCGCCGCGACCCAGCGGCGCAGCCGCAGCCGGACGGCTTCCACGTACTCAGCGGATACTTCGGGTTCCTCATCGGGTGATTCCGGGGTCACTCCATAGGTGACACCGTAGTAGAGGTAGAGCGCCCGCTCCTGGTCCGGCGGCAGGTCGCCCTCGTCGAGCGCGACCCGCGGCGCCTGCCGGACGGCGTCCTTGGTGACGGCCACGGTCAGCGTGTCGCCGTCGAAGGCCGCGGCCTCCAGCGGCACGAAGCTCTCGTTGGTGCCGAACAGTCCAGTTTGCACGGTGATCCAGGCGGGCTGTTCGGTGAAGTCGTCCAGGAAGAGCTGGCCGACGATGCCGATCCGGTGGCCGTCCGGGTCGAAGACCTCGCAGCCGAACAACCGCAACGCCTCACGCTGCCCGATCATCCTCGCCCACCTCCCGACCCCGGCGCCTGCCGCACCCCTGCCAGTCTGCTACCTCCGCGGTCCGGGCGGCACCTCGAAAGGGATGACTTCCAACCGGTTCCGTCCACTCGGCACAGTCCAGGTGGCTACTGGCACCCTCGACGGGTACACCGCAGGGCGACGCCCGACGACCAGCACACCTCGAGGACGGAGTTCCGATGTCCCAGCAGCCCCAGCGCCCGGCGCCGCCGCCGATCACCGACCAGATGCGCGAGGAGGCCCGGCAGACCCCCGGTACCTGGCTCTACATCGTCGATCCCGGGTACCAGGAGTCCGGCGACGAGGTGCCGCCGGAGGGAGTCATCGGCGCCTACCGCATCGACGACAGCGGTGAGATCGACGAGGACTTCCAGTTCAACGACGAGTACGTGCCGTCGGAGATGGCGGTCTCGCTACCGGAGCCGACCAACGACCTGGAGCAGGTTCTGCACCGGATCGCCACCGGGCAGGCGCCGGAGAGCGACCTGCCGCCCGCGGTCCTGGACGCCGAGATCCTGCTCTACGCCGAGGAGGGCGAGGACGACGCGATCTTCGCCGCGGAGATGGACGACGGCTCGCAGCTCGTGCCCGCGTGCACCTCGGAGTCGCGGGTCCCGCGGAGCTGGCCAGGCTTCCGCCGGGTGCCCGGCGCGGACCTGCCGGAGGTGCTGAGCGGGCTGGACCTCGGGCTCAACGTCGACGACGCGATCCGCGCGATCATCCCGCACAGCGTGCTCGTGCAGGCGGCCGCGGAACGGGGATGACGCCGGGCGCCGAGCGCGGGGCGGCGGTGCGGTGCGGGCGCGCGGGCGAACGTGGTCGTCGGACGGTGAACGCGGTCGTCGCCTGAGCGGACATGGCCCTCGCACGGACGAAGGCGGTCGTCGCCCGGGCGGAACGCCGTGGGGATGCGGGCGGACTCCGTGGACTCGGGTGCACGCCGTCGGCGTGCGGGTGGACGCCGTCAGTGCTCGGAGGGACCCCCGTCAATGCCCAGGTGCACGCGCCGTCAATGCCCAGGTGCACGCGCCGTCAATGCCCAGGTGCACGCCGTCAATGCCCAGGTGCACGCCGTCGGTGCGCGGGTGGACGCCGCCGGCGTGCGTGCATAGCCTCGGCGGCGGACGATCGCGGCGTGGTTCGCGCCCGGTGGGTTCGGCGACCGCGGCTCCCGCACCGCTCGGCGCGCCGCGACGTCGTCGACGCTCGTGGCAGGGCCGACGCCAGGACAGGGGAATCGCGGATGACGGACGCTCCCGGTGGACGAGGCGCTCAGGACACCGACCGGGCCGGAGCACGAGCAGATCCGGCCGAACCCGATGTCGGCCCGGACGAACACGGCCCGGACCTGGCAGAGCTCGGGGCCGACCTCGCCGAGCCGGGTGCGGACCTGGGTGTGGCGGGCGCCCTGCACGGCGACGAGGTCGCCGATCCCGGGGGACCCAGCGCCGCGCCGGGCGGCGCTGACGGCGTCGCAAGCACCACCGGCGGGTCACCGTCGGCCGATGCGCATCCCGACGATCTGGACACCGATCGCGGCGGTCCGGGGCTGATCGAGGACTACGCGCTCCTGTCGGACCTGCGGACCGCCGCCCTCGTCGGCAGGGACGGCTCGGTCGACTGGCTGTGCCTGCCCCGCTTCGACTGGCCGTCGTGCTTCGCCCGGCTGCTGGGCGCCGACCACGACGGGCACTGGCAGATCGCCCCCGTCGCGCCGGTGCGCCGCGTGGAACGCAGGTACCGGGAGAACTCCCTGGTGCTGGAGACCGACTTCCACACCGACAACGGGGTCGTGCGGGTCGTCGACAGCATGCCGCCGCACGAGAAGAACCACGACGACCAGCCGTGCCTGGTGCGGATGGTCGAGGGCGTCTCCGGCGAGGTCGCGGTCCGGATGCGCTGGGTCGTGCGCTTCGCCTACGGCGACACGACGCCGTGGGTGCGGCGGGTACGGGAGACCGACCCGGTGCTCGACGAGTACATCCTCGCCGTCGCCGGCCCGCACACGGTGGTACTGCGCGGCGACGACCTGCCCAGGCGGGTGCCGCACCAGCGGGCGCACGAGGCGGTCTGCACCGTGCGTGCCGGCGAGCGGAAGTCGTGGGTGATGCAGTGGTCCCCCGACCCGGACGAGCTGCCCGCGCCGATGGACCCCGAACAGGAGACCCGCGACAGCGAGGACTTCTGGCGGACGTGGACCCGCAAGATCACCTACTGCGGTCCGCACCGAGACGCGGTTTACCGGTCGCTGGCCACGCTCAAAGCGCTGACCTACGCGCCGACCGGCGGGATCGTCGCCGCCCCGACCGCGTCGCTGCCGGAGACGCTGGGCGGTGACCGCAACTGGGACTACCGCTTCTGCTGGCTTCGCGACGCGACGTTCGTGCTGCTGGCGCTGGACAACTTCGGCTGCCAGATGGAAGCCGGGGACTGGCGGCGGTGGCTCGTGCGGGCGACCGCGGGCGACCCCCGCGAGCTGCAGATCATGTACGGCGTCGGCGGTGAGCGGCATCTGCTGGAGTGGGAGGCGGACTGGCTGCCCGGCTACCAGGGCGCCGCGCCGGTTCGGATCGGCAACGCCGCGCACCGGCAGCGCCAGCTCGACGTCTACGGCGAGGTGATGGACGCGCTGCACCTGGCCAGGGAGCGCGGCCTGACCGAGACGCCGGAGTCGTGGGCGGTGCAGCGCGGCATGATGCGCCACCTGGAACAGATCTGGCGCGCGCCCGACCGCGGACTGTGGGAGGTGCGCGGTCCGGAGCGGTACTTCACGCACTCGCAGGTGATGGTGTGGGTGGCCTTCGACCGCGCGGTGCGCGCCATCGAGGAGGACGGGCTGCCGGGGCCGCTGGACCGCTGGCGCGGCATCCGCGACACCGTGCGCGCGGAGGTGCTGGAGCACGGCTGGAACGACGATGTCGGCGCGTTCACGCAGTACTACGGCGGCCGGACGCTGGACGCGGCGACGCTGCTGCTGCCCGCCGTCGGGTTCCTGCCCGCCGACGACGAGCGGATGCGGAGCACGGTGCGCGCGATCCAGCGCGAGTTGCAGCCCGGCGGGCTGCTCGTCGAGCGCTACAGCACCTCGGACGACACCAGCGTCGTGGGGGTCGACGGGCTGACCGGCCGCGAGGGCGCGTTCCTGGCGTGCTCGTTCTGGCTGGTGGACGCGCTGGCGCTGGGCGGACGGCGCGACGAGGCCGAGGAGATGTTCTCCAAGCTGGTCGCGCTGGCCAACGACGTCGGGCTCTACGCAGAGGAGTACGACGTGCGCAGCGGGCGGTTCGTCGGCAACTTCCCGCAGGCGTTCACCCACGTCGCGCTGGTCAACTCGGCGGCGGTGCTCTACGGCGGGCACGCACGGCACGAAGCCAGCAGGCGCGACGGCCGCGGCGACCGCTAGGGGCGTTCTCAATGTGGGTGTGTGTGACCTGATTTGATCTTGGTCGACGGTGCGTAAGCATGAGTCGACCGATGAGCAGTGGCAGGTCATCGAGCCGTTGTTGCCGGCGTCGGGTGTGGCGGGTCGGTCTCGGGCGGATGGCCGTCGGTCGATCAACGGGATGCCGCACGAGGACCGGCATCGCGTGGCGGGGTCTGCGCGAGCGGTATGGGCCGTCGAAGACCGTCTACAACCGGTTCTGGCGCTGCATGCTCGTCACTCGGGTAAGAGTGATCGCCGAAGCGATCGATGAGCTAGATGTGTTGTGTCGGTGGGCTCCAGCATCGAGCGTGAAACAACACCGAGCCATCGCCACCCGCTACGACAGAACCGCCCACTCCTACCGAGCAATGATCGACTGGCGCACTTCTCATCTGGCTTTGAGGACAAAGCCCTAGGGAGGACCGCGCGCGGCCCGTCGCGGGCGGCAGAGCGCATGCGGTCGAACGTGTACGCGCGTCGCGACCGCCGTGCGGTCGGTGGAACGCGCCGCGGCTGAGCGAAAACCCGTTGGGCTCGCAACTCGGAGGTCCCCGGTCATCGCCCGAACGACCGACTTGCGCGAACGGGTGATCAGCACTCGATCGGCGGGCATCCGAAAGTGATCGCTGATTTCACCCGATCAGTGGGAGGACAGGTGCTCATGCCAAGTGGTCGGCGATGATCGCGTTGATCCGCTCGGGCGAGCAGGGACGCGCGAAGAAGTAGCCCTGCCCCGTCTCGCACCCGATGTCGGCCACCCGCCGGGCCTGCGCATGGGTTTCCACGCCCTCCGCGGTGACCGTCAGCCCCAGCGCGTGCGCGAGGTCGACGAGGGTGCCGACGATGCGCGCGTCGACCGGGTCGGCGCGCTCGGCGTCGCGCAGGCCCTCCATGAACGACCCGGCGATCTTCAGCTCGTGCACCGGCAGGTGCCGCAGGTAGGCCAGGTTCGAGTAGCCGGTGCCGAAGTCGTCGATGGCGATGCGCACGCCCATCCTCGACAGCGCGCGCAGTGCGTCCAGCGGCTCGTCGGCGGTGCCCATGATCGCGCTCTCGGTGAGCTCGAGCTGCAGCCTCGACGGTTCCAGCCCGGTCTCCCGCAGGATCGCGGCCACGTCGTCGACCAGGTTCGGGTCGCGGGACTGGCGTACCGCGAGGTTGACGCTGACGAACGGCGCCGCGTCGCCGAACTCGTCCTGCCACTGCCGCGCCTGCCGGCACGCCTGCCGCAGCACCCAGCGCCCCAGCGGCACGATCAGGCCGGTCTCCTCGGCCAGCCCGATGAACCGGTCCGGGCCGAGCCGCCCCAGCTCCGGGTGCCACCAGCGGACCAGCGCCTCCACGCCCACGACGCCGAAGTCGCGCAGGCCGATCAGCGGCTGGTACTCGACGTAGAACTCCTCGGAGTCCAGCGCCGCGGGCATCTTCGCCGACAGCCGGAACTGGGCGACCTCGGTGGCGTTGCGGTCCGGGTCGAACAGCGCCCACTGCCCCTTGCCCTCGGCCTTCGCCCAGTACAGCGTCACGTCGGCGTCGCGCATCAGCTCCGCCGCCGTCTGCCCCCGCACCGGGCGCTCGACGATGCCGATGCTGGCCGACACCGACAGCTCGTGGCCGCCGATGCGGACCGGCTCGACCAGCGCGTCCAGTACCCGGTCGGCGACCTCGATGGCCTGCTCGGTGCCCGGGGAGTCCTGGACGAGGATCACGAACTCGTCGCCGCCCATCCGCGCGACCAGCCGGTTCTCGCCGCGCGCGCTGAGCGCAAGCCGCTCCGACACCGCGATCAGCAGGTCGTCGCCGACGTGGTGGCCGAGGCTGTCGTTGATCACCTTGAAGCCGTCGAGGTCCATGTAGCACAGCGCCACCCGCTCGCCCGGACCGTGGTTCTCCAGCGCCACGCCGAGCTTCTCCAGGAACAGCGCCCGGTTCGGCAGCCCGGTCAGCGGGTCGTGCATGGCCTGGTGCCGCAATCGTTCCTGCAGCAGCCTGCGGTCGGTGACGTCCTCGATCATCGCGACCTGGTACAGCGGCAGACCGTCCTCGCCGCGCACCAGCGAGACGATCATCTCGGTCCACACCGTGCCGCCGTCGGGCCTGCTGAACTTCTTCTCCACGCGGTACTGGTCGCGCTCGCCGCGCACCATCTCCTCGTAGAGGCGCCAGATCCCGGCGTTGTCGGCGGGGTGGATCCAGTCGTTGACCATCGAGCCGCGCAGCTTCTCGGCCGGGCGGCCCAGGATTCGCCGCAGCGAGGCGTTGACCTCGAGTATCCGGCCGCTCATGTCGGCGATGCCGATGCCGATCGCGGCTTCGGTGAAGATGGCGCGGAAGCGGGCCTCGCTGGTGCGCAGCGCCTGTTCGACGGAGTCGCGGGCGTCGAGCACGGCCTGCCGGATGGCCTCCTGCTCGTCGAGGGTGCGCTTGCGCACGGCCTGGACGAACCCGGAGCAGACCGCGCCCTGCAGCGCCGCGATGCGGCAGTCCCAGTCCGGTCCCGGGCCGAGCTTGAGGGTGCGCAGCAGGTTCGCGCCGATCAGGTCGACGGTCCTGGCAAGGGACTCGGCGCTGGTGAAGTGCACGCCGACCAGGTCGACCCCCACGTCGCGGGCCGGTGCGGCGTCGAAGGGTTCGCTGAGCAGCGCGTCGACCAGGCGGTCGGTGTAGCCGCACAGGCGGCCTTCCACTTCGGCGCTGGTCATCGGCACGTAGCTGGTTCCCATCAGTGCCTGTGCCCAGGCCGACGCGTAACGCCGCCTGTCCGCCCGCCTCACGACCCCAGCCGCCTCGCGAGCGCCGGGCACAGGCGCTGTCCAGCCGGTCATGCCTGCGACGCCCTCCAGTCGTCGTAGTCGCCTAGGCCATCTCGTCCGGAGCATACGGTCGCGACTACCCGGTGGTCGAACATCCACCCACCGCACCCAGAGTAACGATGAACGCCGGGTGAGCAGGACAGATGATGTCTGCGGAGCGGGTTCCCGCGGTGGCGCGCAACCCGTGGTCGGTGACGGAACGCGTGCGGTCCGTGCTGTGTTCGACGCTCATCCCGGGCGCCGGGTTGTGCAGGTCATCGAAATCCCACCTTTACCAGCGGGCCCTTCCGCGGAATGTCCGGATTGGGCCAATACGGTGAGAAAATAACACGAGATCTACCTATTAAGAAAAAAGCTGCCCACACTTTCAGGTGAGACGCCGCCCGGCCTCCTCCCCCGAGGGTAGCTGCGGCGATGATCCCCCGAGAGGGACGACGATGAACCATCCGAGTGGACGTGGTCGCAAGCGCCGGTTGATCTCCTTACTATCGGTTGCCTGCGCGAGCGCTCTGCTGTTCGGCGCTCCCGCGCACGCAACCGCAACTCCCCCTCCAGGAACGGAACGGCCGATGAGCAACCAGGCAGACGACGCCGAGATGGGCTCACAGATCCGTAAGCACGAAGGCGGAGACCCAGAGGCGGCCCCGCAGGACGTCGACGCGCAGGCGACCGTGGCTGGCATCGACGTCAGCGGCCACCAGAGGAACGTCGACTGGCAGTACTGGTGGAACCAGGGCAAGCGCTTCGCCTACGTCAAGGCGACCGAGGGCACGGGCTACAAGAACCCGTACTTCGCCCAGCAGTACAACGGCTCCTACAACATCGGGATGATCCGCGGCGCATACCACTTCGCGCTGCCGGACCGCTCCAGCGGCGCGGCCCAGGCCAACTACTTCGTCGACAACGGCGGCGGCTGGTCCAAGGACGGCAAGACGCTGCCCGGCGCGCTGGACATGGAGTACAACCCCTACGGCGGCACCTGCTACGGCAAGACGCCCGCGCAGATGACCGCGTGGATCAAGGACTTCAGCGACACCTACCACGCCCGCACCGGGCGCTGGCCCGTCATCTACACCAGCACCAGCTGGTGGAGCTCGTGCGTCAACGGCGACTTCAGCTCGACCAACCCGCTGTGGGTCGCCCGCTACGCCAGCACGGTGGGCAAGCTGCCGTACAACTGGGGCTTCCACACCATCTGGCAGTACACCTCGTCACCGATCGACCAGAACTCCTTCAACGGCGGGTACGACCGCCTGCAGGCACTGGCCAACGGCTGACCGCGGGCGCGAAGATCACGCCATGCGTGATCGCCGCCTGCCGTTGACCATCACCCTCGCGGTACTGGCGCTCGTCGGCGCCAGTACCGCCCTGCTGGTTTTCGACCCCCGCGTTACCAGCGCCGAGGCGCTTCGCACCGGAGGTCTCGCGGCCGGTTCGGTCGTCGCGCTCTACGCGCTGTGGCTCAACGACCGGCGCCGCGTGGTCGAGGAGCGCCGCCAGGAGCTGGAAGCCGAACGGCAGCGGCTGGACAGCGAGCGCTACGCGCTGGAGCAGCGCCGCCAGGAGCTGGAGGACCGGCGCACCGGCCACGACCGGGAACGCGTCGCCGACGAACGCTTCGCCCGCTCCGTCGAGCTGCTGGGCCACGAGGCCGACCAGGTGCGGGTGGGAGCGTTGCACGCGCTGGCCGGGCTGGCCGCCAGCAGCCCGGCCTACACCCAGACCGTCCTCGACGTGCTCTGCTCGTACCTGCGCCGCCCCTTCGACCATCCGAAGTGGACCTGGCCCGGCGACCTTCCGGAGGACGACGCGGACCGGCCGGACATCCCGCACGAGGTGGAGCGCGAACGGCACGTGCGCCAGACCGCGCAACGCCTGATCACCGACCTGCTGCCCACCACCGGCGACGACGACCCCGCGGTCTACGACCTCGACTTGACCAGGGCGTGGCTGGAGCGCTTCAACCTGTCGAACCGGGTGGTCGGGCGGATCGCGGCATACCGGTGCCGGTTCCGGCACACGACGAACTTCAAGGGCGCGAGGATCCACGGCGACGTGGCGTTGCGGGACAGCCGCTTCCTCGGGCGGATCCGCGCTGACGGCGCGGTGTTCCACGGCGGGCTGCAACTGCACAGCTGCACCACCTTCGAGCCGTGCAGCTTCGACGGCACCGAGTTCCACGGCACGCTGGACCTCAAGCACGTCGAGGCCGCCGATCGCATCTACCTGCGGCGCACGTTCTTCGGCGGAGAGCTGGACCTGCGCCACGCCCGCCTCGACGGCGGAGTGGAGTTCTCCCCGCGCACCGACGCCACCCGGACGTACCTGCACGACATCCGGGTGTCCGGGGAGTCGTCGGTGCCGGTGAGCTGGGAGCTGGTCGCCTCCCCCGATGACGGCTACCTGGTCAGGGAGTCCGCCGCGTGAACTCGCGCCGGACCTCGGCGAACAGGTCCGGGTAGTCGGTGCCGAAGGCACCGGCCGCCGAGTGCAGCGCCTCGAACGCGGCGGACAGCGGATCGTCCTCGGTCGCACCGAAGATGGCGGGAAGCGCCGCCGCCTGCTGCAGGAAGTTTTCGGTGCTGCGGTCGGGCAGGGTCACGGTCGTGTGCGGGACTCGCGGATCGTTGAGAAGGACCTCCCACACGCCGAGCTTGTCGTCGAAGGGCGGCGGTAGCTCTCGCCCCTGCTCCAGGGCCGCGAGCGCGGGTGCGATCCAGTCGATGCCGTCGAGCCCGGCCAGCTCGTACGCCCGGCGAACCGCCCACCGCGCCAAGGACCGCTGTGCGTCGGCGTCCAGGTCGGCGATCTCGTCGACCAGGTCGCGGTCGAGCTGCGCCATCGCCCACGCGTGGCCACCGGCCTGGCGGAGCCGTTCGCTCGGAGCCCGTCCCGCCCAGCTCTCGGCCTCGGCGCGAGCACGCACTTCCTCGCGCCTGCGCTCCTCCTCCAACCGCCGCTCACGTTCGGCCTCGGCCTTCTCCTCCGGCGTGGGCGGCGGCGGGAGGCTGCGGGCGACCTGGTGCCAGTACTCGGCGGTCACGCTGGTCTGCTTCACCACGGCGTCCGGCCCCGGCGGAGCCGGCCAGAACTGGAGCAGGTACCGGTCCACCATCGGCTCGCCGTCGGTCCTGGTGTCGACCCGGCGGCTCTCGTCCATCGCGACGGCGCAGTAGCGGACTCGGTAGTCGATCTCCTCCAGGTCCAGCGACCACGCGGCCTCGCCGCCCCACTCGACCAGCGCGACCTCCGGTGACAACGGCCGGAACGACGCCTCGACGGCCTCCTCCCACGCCTCGTCCACGTCGGGCCGCTCGTCGTGGACTTCGACGGTGAACCCGACGTGGCCGGTGTGCAGGCCGGTGGTCAGGAAGAGCTGTCCGGGCACCGCGGCTCCGCAGAGCCCGTTGGACTGCCCCGCCCTGTGCTCTTCGAGGGTCAGGGCGCCGATCTCGCTCTGCACGTAGATCTGGCCGTAGTGGACGTGCACCTCGCCGTCGAACAACGTCCGCATCGTCTCTCCTCTCGCCGCTTCGGCGGGGAGTGTGCCCACGGGCACCGACAGCGGATGACGGCCCCGATAATCATCCGCATGGGTGAGCGCGGGGCTGGTCTGGTCGTGACGATCGCGCTGGCGGTGCTGGCACTGGTCGGGGTGAGCGCGGCTTTGCTCGTCCTGGACCCCCGGACCACCGGGGCGGACGCGCTGCGGACCGGCGGACTCGCGGCAGGCTCGATCGTCGCGCTCTACGCGCTGTGGCTCAACGACCGCAGGCGCCGCGTCGAGGAGCAGCGGCAGGACGTCGAGCGGCAGCGCCAGGAGCTGGAGACCCGGCGCACGGATCTGGACCGCGATCGCGTCTCCGACGAACGCTTCGCCCGCGCCGTCGAACTCCTCGGCAGCGAGGCCGACCAGGTCAGGGTCGGTGCGCTGCACGCGCTCGCCGGGCTCGCGCGCAGCAACCCCTCCTACACCCAGACCGTGCTCGACGTCCTGTGCTCCTACCTGCGGCGGCCGTTCCTGCACCCCCGCTACGGCGACGCGCCGGCGAAACCGGACGACGACGGCGGGTGGCCCGGTCCGGCCACCGCCAACGCCGAGCGCAAGCTCCAGGTCCGGCTCAGCGCGCAGCGGATCATCGCCGATCTGCTGCCCGAGGCCGGCGACGCCGAAGCACCGCGCTACGACCTCGATCTCACCGGCGCGACGCTGGAGTACTTCGACCTGTCCGACCGCAGGATGGGCACGCTGGTCCTGCGGTATGCGCGGCTCTTCAGCAGTTCCAACCTGAGCCGCTGCGTCGTCACCGGCCCCGCGTGGTTCACCGGCATGACGACGGGATCAGGTCGGCTGTCGAGCCGTTTTCGCTGCGCCGAGACGGAATTCCAGGACCGCGCCTGGTTCAGCAAGGTGCACTTCCACGGCCGGGCCGAATTCGACGGAACCACTTTCCGCGGCAGGGCGAAGTTCGCCGACTCCACAGTGGAGGGATCGCTGTCGATGACCGGCTGCGCGTTCGCCGACGACGCCAACTTCAAGGCGGTCCGCTTCGCCGGTCACGTGGACCTCGCAGGCACCACCTGGCAAGGGGAGGTGCCGGAACTGGGAGAGACCCGTGAGTCTTCCGCGCCGCAATAGCAGCCGGGAAGACCCACGGGTCCCGACCTCAGCCGAACAGCTTCGGCAGAGTGCCTTCCCACGCCTCGCGGAGCTCGGCGAGCGGGA is a window of Saccharopolyspora erythraea NRRL 2338 DNA encoding:
- a CDS encoding pentapeptide repeat-containing protein gives rise to the protein MRDRRLPLTITLAVLALVGASTALLVFDPRVTSAEALRTGGLAAGSVVALYALWLNDRRRVVEERRQELEAERQRLDSERYALEQRRQELEDRRTGHDRERVADERFARSVELLGHEADQVRVGALHALAGLAASSPAYTQTVLDVLCSYLRRPFDHPKWTWPGDLPEDDADRPDIPHEVERERHVRQTAQRLITDLLPTTGDDDPAVYDLDLTRAWLERFNLSNRVVGRIAAYRCRFRHTTNFKGARIHGDVALRDSRFLGRIRADGAVFHGGLQLHSCTTFEPCSFDGTEFHGTLDLKHVEAADRIYLRRTFFGGELDLRHARLDGGVEFSPRTDATRTYLHDIRVSGESSVPVSWELVASPDDGYLVRESAA
- a CDS encoding pentapeptide repeat-containing protein; this encodes MGERGAGLVVTIALAVLALVGVSAALLVLDPRTTGADALRTGGLAAGSIVALYALWLNDRRRRVEEQRQDVERQRQELETRRTDLDRDRVSDERFARAVELLGSEADQVRVGALHALAGLARSNPSYTQTVLDVLCSYLRRPFLHPRYGDAPAKPDDDGGWPGPATANAERKLQVRLSAQRIIADLLPEAGDAEAPRYDLDLTGATLEYFDLSDRRMGTLVLRYARLFSSSNLSRCVVTGPAWFTGMTTGSGRLSSRFRCAETEFQDRAWFSKVHFHGRAEFDGTTFRGRAKFADSTVEGSLSMTGCAFADDANFKAVRFAGHVDLAGTTWQGEVPELGETRESSAPQ